From the genome of Variovorax sp. RA8, one region includes:
- a CDS encoding Lrp/AsnC family transcriptional regulator translates to MSEAFKIDRLDLRILAQLQKNGRMTNVDLADAVGLSPSPCLIRVKRLEQAGYIAGYGAHLRLEKLGDTLTVFTEVTLQDHHREDFVRFEAAIRDVDEVLECHLVSGGYDYLLRFLTRGVNHYQEVIEELLERNIGIAKYFSYIVIKSPFIKTHCPIERLFPNQR, encoded by the coding sequence ATGTCAGAAGCATTCAAGATCGATCGGCTCGACCTGCGCATCCTCGCCCAATTGCAAAAGAACGGCCGCATGACCAACGTCGACCTGGCCGATGCGGTGGGCTTGTCGCCGAGCCCCTGCCTGATCCGCGTCAAGCGGCTCGAGCAGGCCGGCTACATCGCCGGCTACGGGGCGCACCTGCGGCTGGAGAAACTGGGCGACACGCTGACCGTGTTCACCGAAGTCACGCTGCAGGATCACCATCGCGAGGACTTCGTGCGATTCGAGGCCGCGATCCGCGACGTCGACGAGGTGCTCGAATGCCACTTGGTGAGCGGCGGCTACGACTACCTGCTGCGCTTCCTGACGCGCGGCGTCAACCACTACCAGGAAGTGATCGAGGAGCTGCTCGAACGCAACATCGGCATCGCGAAGTACTTCAGCTACATCGTGATCAAGTCGCCGTTCATCAAGACGCACTGTCCGATCGAACGGTTGTTCCCCAACCAGCGCTGA
- a CDS encoding amidohydrolase, translating to MSLNAIAAPVADLLPELVALRRDLHAHPELAFAERRTAGVAAQALRLLGLEVHEGLGGTGVVGTLRCGSGPRSVGLRADMDALPMVELGRAAHKSRTQGVHHGCGHDGHTSMLIGAARQLARTRRFDGTVHFIFQPAEEGKGGARAMIEDGLFERFPCDSVYALHNWPDLPLGSAQTRAGPIMAAADRFDIVLRGRGGHAAQPHHTPDTILAASQLIAQLHTIVARRIDPGESAVLSVTRIEGGHSHNVLPAEVSITGTVRSFDPASQDRIEAALRTTIDGVALASGVQAELRYVRYYPATLNTPDEAALALAAARAVGLQADTAPRAAFTSEDFAFMLRRRPGAYLWLGQGRADPGPDGERALHHPCYDFNDDALGLGVRWLCEVAERALAQ from the coding sequence GCCGCGACCTGCACGCGCATCCGGAGCTCGCCTTCGCTGAACGGCGCACTGCGGGCGTGGCGGCCCAGGCGCTGCGCCTGCTCGGGCTGGAGGTGCATGAAGGCCTGGGCGGTACCGGCGTGGTGGGCACGCTGCGCTGCGGCAGCGGTCCGCGAAGCGTGGGCCTGCGCGCCGACATGGACGCGCTGCCGATGGTCGAGCTGGGGCGCGCCGCTCACAAGAGCCGCACGCAGGGCGTTCACCACGGCTGCGGCCATGACGGCCACACCAGCATGCTGATCGGCGCCGCGCGCCAGCTGGCACGCACGCGGCGCTTCGACGGCACGGTGCACTTCATCTTCCAACCCGCCGAGGAAGGCAAGGGTGGTGCGCGCGCCATGATCGAGGACGGCCTGTTCGAGCGCTTCCCCTGCGACAGCGTCTACGCGCTGCACAACTGGCCCGACCTGCCGCTCGGCAGCGCGCAGACGCGGGCCGGCCCGATCATGGCGGCGGCCGACCGCTTCGACATCGTGCTGCGAGGCCGCGGCGGCCACGCGGCGCAGCCGCATCACACGCCCGACACCATCCTCGCGGCGAGCCAGCTCATCGCGCAGCTGCACACCATCGTCGCGCGGCGCATCGATCCGGGCGAGTCGGCGGTGCTCTCGGTCACCCGCATCGAGGGCGGGCACAGCCACAACGTCCTGCCGGCGGAGGTCTCGATCACCGGCACCGTGCGCAGCTTCGATCCTGCTTCGCAGGACCGCATCGAGGCCGCGCTGCGCACCACCATCGATGGCGTGGCGCTGGCGAGCGGCGTGCAGGCCGAGCTGCGCTATGTGCGCTACTACCCCGCCACCCTCAACACGCCCGACGAAGCTGCGCTCGCGCTCGCCGCGGCCCGGGCGGTCGGCCTGCAGGCAGACACCGCGCCGCGCGCGGCCTTCACGTCGGAAGACTTCGCCTTCATGCTACGGCGCCGCCCGGGCGCCTACCTTTGGCTGGGCCAGGGCCGGGCCGACCCAGGGCCGGACGGGGAGCGCGCGCTGCACCATCCCTGCTATGACTTCAACGACGACGCGCTGGGGCTGGGCGTGCGCTGGCTGTGCGAAGTCGCCGAGCGTGCGCTAGCGCAGTGA